In the Sphingobacterium sp. PCS056 genome, CTTTGAAATTAATAGAAAAGTCTATAGGCTTTGTTTCGTCGGTTAAACCATGTACTATTACAGTATCTTGGACATTTCCTTTGATTTCCTGATTATAATTTTTACCATTAAAGCTATAACTAATAGTACCATGAATCTCCCTAGTTGAAGTAGTTGGAAATATAAAAGTTACACCACCCGGTATAGGTTGAACGTTTACATTGGAAATCTTATAATCTGCTTCAAATGGTCTGGGGGTTAGGCTTACCATCGTAATTTTAGACGCTGTTCCCTCAGAAGTAAAATATTGCAAATTAATAAGGTATTCCTTCATTTGGTCCAACTGTAAAATAGTCGCTTGATCAAACTTAACAACTTCTATTTTCTTCAACTCAACACCCTCATTATAAGTGATTTGCGCTTTAACTACGCGATCACTAAGATCTGGCCAATAAATCTCAATAGATTGATTAAATGCTGAGACAAAAGTCAAATTTGTTGGTCTTGCTGTCGGTCTATTTTCAGAGACTTCAACCTCCGTATTTGCATTTTTTGGAAAAACCAATTCCTCTTCTTTACATCCGTGTATAGCCAACATCATTCCTCCTAAGAGTATGAAGTGACGGATTGTCAATTTATTTTTTATTTTCATCATGACGGATTAAAATTTATGGCTTTAAAAATTCGACCTCATACTTATTCAAAAATACTTGACCTTGAAGATTCCATTCTTTCTGTGTCTGTAATTCCAGCCAATAGAATATTTGAGTAAAATAGTCTTGTGGCTGTATTAGCGTTGCATTTTCATCTACATATGGTAAGTTGTTTCCTGAGAGAATTAGTCTAGATGTCCCTTGAGCAGCGATTGAAGGGTTACCATTTACCTTATTCACAAACTTATCATTAACCAACCCATCCATAGGCCAATAACCTATCAAGTTAGGATTTGACAATTCTGCATCTGGAATACCTATACGGTTCGCATTTTTCTTAATGGTTTCCTCATCCATCGCTTTGTTGTAAATATGCACGTCGCATATTTGCATATCATTCGGGAGTCCTGAGAAAATATAAGGATAATACCCAAAAGTCAATCCTGTGGCAGTGACAACATTCTTAAGATTAATATTCGCATTACTAACCTGCCCAGTTTTTAATCCATTTACATAGAGTACAGCAGTAGGCACATTGTTTACTTTTGATATTACTGCAGTAAGGTGTGCCCATTCACCTGAAGAAGAGACTGGTCCCATACTTGTTTCCATAGATGCAGCACCATCTGCCATAAAGAAGGTTACGTTATTACCTGCTTTATAAAAAGTCCAACCAGAAGTTTGACCCGTTCGGGCTGCATTCTTTCCTAAAAATGGTGTGTTTAAAGCATAATTAAATACTCCATTTGTTGCATTCATCTTGATTTTGGCATCTACAGTCAATTCACCTGTCTTACCAACATCATACATAGATTCATCTGCTAATACTGGATTATTTCTTCCTCTAAAAGCATTTGGACCATAATATGCATAACTTGTTTGACCAGCATCATAAAATCCGAAAAAACGTATTGATTTCATCAATTCTGTTTTTAATTCTAATTGCTTAAAGCTATCATTTTGAAAAATGGCAAATGTATTTCTTTCTTGAAAAGAACTACCTCCATATGATTGATCTATTCCACCATGATTACTGGTTAATATTAACAACCATTCTTCACTTTTATAGTGTTTACGAGCCTTTAAAGCTGTGACAATCTCACCAATATAGCCATCTACTTTTTTAATTGCATCTGTATAAGCTGAAGAGTTAGCAGAGAATTCAGAGGCTAAACCGGCCTCTAATACACCTTTAAATTGAACAATTGCTACATCTGGATTTTTCTTTTCCAATAGATCGATCATTTTCGATTTCACCTCTTCATCTGATTTGTTTTCGTAAGTCTCATCTGCACTTACTAACAATTTATTTGTTAATGATGCATCTCTAGCCACAACATAACTTTTTGTCGTAGGTGAAATAGTTCCTATTCGATATAGCATGGACGGATAACCGGCAACATTTTCATGAGGATGGTTCTCATCTGGTTTTGGAATATAGGAATCATCCTCAATTTGATGCATATCATAAGTGACACCACTCATCATCGACATCCACGATGCTGCATCTTTCGTATTGTCATTAGCTATTGCATCAAATGTATATTTACTTGTTTTCAATAATGCCGCAATATTGGTTGGCATTATTTTCTTAATCTCCTGACCTACTGCTCCATCGACAGAAATAAACAAAACCTTTCGTTTTATCTGCTGCACCCCTTCTTGATCATATTCTTCATAAATAGCAGGAGGATTTTCATATTTTGTACAACTGCTCCATAACATTAAGATTCCTAATGCACAGATCACGGTTTTTATTCGGTTAAAATTTCTTTTCATAACGATTGATTAAATATCATAAAATACTCCAAGTTCAGCTAAAGCGACATGATTCTCTCCCCCAAGATTTTTATCCGGAAAAACAAACTTGACATATTGCGCTTCTACGACTTCACTAAAAGTAAATTCTCGTAAAACATTTCTTTGAGCTGCGGTTTCAGACGCTTGTGCCAGAGTGTAGGTACCCATTTCAGTCCAGTTTTTATTGTCGCGACTAACCAGCACTTTCACTTTTGGTTGGTATGTATTTCCTTGTCTATTTTGAATATAGACGCCTTTGAAAGCATTTACTTCTTTCATGTTGATGAGGACTTCAACTGGTAAATTGGTTGGGACACTACATCCGGAGTAACAGGTATGCCAATACGTAGCAGGATTACCGTCTGTCATGGCCGAGAATTTACCTGTACTTTCTCCTGTAGCTGTAGCGACATTAGATGTAAATTCGAAGGTGCCTCCAGGTAAATAATATTTAGGAGCTAATGGCGCATTGCCTCCAGAAAATGTTAAAGGATTATATTCCCAAATGGCTGTTGTCATGGGGGCATATTTATTGCGCATTTCTCTTTTTGCAGATGCACTCACTGGAATACCCCATGAAATAAAGAAGCGAATATAATCGACTGCTGAAAATTCACATAATTGACGATAGAAATAATCTCTTTTAGCCTGTTCTAATGCAGTTGTAAAGTTTTCGTTTCTCGCTTTACTGTAAATGAATGGGAAAAAATCCCATCCTGATTCTCCATTTTTACCTTTTACTTTATCAAATATTTGTAAGAAAGGTGTAATACGAGCGAAAGCTGCATTATCCTCATTGATACCAAAACCTGCAGGAAAACTAGAGAAGTTTTTTCCTCCAGTAGATTTTGCATAGGCTAATGCATTTGGAATGGCTGTTTTCAATGCTGGGTGAAAATCAATGCGGTTGGTCTCTCCACGATTGCGTGCAGCATTAAAAATAAAAATGTTATTTGTCGTTTCTCCTAAATCTGTCCAGCTCCAAGAATTTCCAGCTTGATAATTATGTCCAACTTCATGATAACTTCCCCAAGATGTCCCTTTTTTTATGGTTACTGGATTAGTCAATTCATCTAACCAATATTCATCTTCCTGCATAATCCATGGATTACCACTATGTGCATAACCTGCTGATGGATGAATATCCATCACTCCGCGTTCCCATAGTGTTGGATAACGGTTTTTCTTATCACTTCCTGTTGGTGAAAGCCCCATCCAATTGTAATAATCTTGTTCATAAGATTTGTCCCATAAACGTAATGCTTCATCAATATGATCTGCTCGACCTGATTGTATAAATTTAAGAATCAATGAACGAGGTACGGAGAAAGCTGTACGTTCGCCAATTAGATCCATCCAAGGGACATCGTTGGCAAGAACATCTTTTTTCCACTGATTCACATTGTCTCTATCCAGCACAAAATCATTGGCTTTGACTACACCTGCAAATTTTAGATTTACGGGTGTCGAACTTGTATTCTGATTGATAATCCAAATGGTTCCTCCATAGAGATTCATCACATAATTATTGCCTGGAAAAAGTTCTCTTCTTGTGTATATAATATTGTCACGACGAGGTGCATCTTTACCTGTAATATTGTCGGTATGAACACCTACTTGTACCGTCATCCCGATCACTCCTTGCGGAACAGTAATACGAACTACTTCTCCAGCAGGAGCATATAAACCTGTACTGTAGATGGGAGGTGGTGTATAACTTACTTTATATTGAAATGGACTGACATATTCACGATCCATCAACATGGATAGCGTTGTATCTTTTATTCGGTTTACATTATCTCCTACTAGCCCTGGGTAAATTCTAGCACGATGATAGAGACTTTTATCTGCTTTTCCCATGGTTGTATCGGTCAGAATGGGACTCTCTGTGGAGTCTCCTTTCTGATAACCATCTTCAAAATCAAAGCCGTATTTGCCACAGGAAGAAGCCAGTGCCATGATCGCACAAAAAGCTCCAAGTGTTATATATCGAATTTTCATATTGGTTTTATTCTAGGATTAGTTTCTGATTTGTGTATAGTTAGGACTCCAACTTTTTCCATCCAGGTTCCAAGAGCTTTGAACGGTAACTCCTAACCATTGGTATATCATAAATGGTACATCGACTGCGTTGGGTACTTGACGAAAGAATGAATCACTAATTGGTGGTTGGAAAAATGGCACTAGCTCATTAAAACTCACCCAAGATGTAGATCCTTTAAGAACAAAATTACCAGCCCCTTTACCTGTTTTTTCAGTTAATAGAGTTGTATTTACATCATCATATCCAGGCCAATATCCTTGCAAATTATTCCAGAAAGGATATTTCTCATCGATATGTGTGACACCCCCATACTGTTTTATCTCATCAAAAGTAAATGCTCTGTTGTAGATCTGAAGATTACAAATGGAAATATCAGGATTACCCGAATCACCTGCTAGGTAACCTATAGTAAAAGGAGCATTATTATCCAGATTATTTGAATTAGCTGATACTTGAGAATTCGTTACTGAAGCCTTTGTGCCGTCTGTAAACACATATACTGAATCTTGACTACCACTACGTTTAATGACTGTAGTCAATGCATGCCACTCGCCATCATTAATATTAGGACCAAATGCCTGTCCTGCAATCGAACTGTTAATACCCCAGTATCCTGCTTCTAAAAACATGTTCCAACCAGCTCCACTAAAACCCGCAGCTCTTTTGGATAAGAAAGAAGGATAATAATACGTTGCATTCGCATTATTAAACTTTAAAAACAACGTAATGGTCCAATCTGAACCCGTCCCCATATTAAACTTCGTCACATCACTAAGTTTACTCGTAGCTTGATTATTAGCTGCATAATTAAATCTTGTGGCATTTCCTGCAAATGGTA is a window encoding:
- a CDS encoding alkaline phosphatase family protein codes for the protein MKRNFNRIKTVICALGILMLWSSCTKYENPPAIYEEYDQEGVQQIKRKVLFISVDGAVGQEIKKIMPTNIAALLKTSKYTFDAIANDNTKDAASWMSMMSGVTYDMHQIEDDSYIPKPDENHPHENVAGYPSMLYRIGTISPTTKSYVVARDASLTNKLLVSADETYENKSDEEVKSKMIDLLEKKNPDVAIVQFKGVLEAGLASEFSANSSAYTDAIKKVDGYIGEIVTALKARKHYKSEEWLLILTSNHGGIDQSYGGSSFQERNTFAIFQNDSFKQLELKTELMKSIRFFGFYDAGQTSYAYYGPNAFRGRNNPVLADESMYDVGKTGELTVDAKIKMNATNGVFNYALNTPFLGKNAARTGQTSGWTFYKAGNNVTFFMADGAASMETSMGPVSSSGEWAHLTAVISKVNNVPTAVLYVNGLKTGQVSNANINLKNVVTATGLTFGYYPYIFSGLPNDMQICDVHIYNKAMDEETIKKNANRIGIPDAELSNPNLIGYWPMDGLVNDKFVNKVNGNPSIAAQGTSRLILSGNNLPYVDENATLIQPQDYFTQIFYWLELQTQKEWNLQGQVFLNKYEVEFLKP
- a CDS encoding M60 family metallopeptidase, yielding MKIRYITLGAFCAIMALASSCGKYGFDFEDGYQKGDSTESPILTDTTMGKADKSLYHRARIYPGLVGDNVNRIKDTTLSMLMDREYVSPFQYKVSYTPPPIYSTGLYAPAGEVVRITVPQGVIGMTVQVGVHTDNITGKDAPRRDNIIYTRRELFPGNNYVMNLYGGTIWIINQNTSSTPVNLKFAGVVKANDFVLDRDNVNQWKKDVLANDVPWMDLIGERTAFSVPRSLILKFIQSGRADHIDEALRLWDKSYEQDYYNWMGLSPTGSDKKNRYPTLWERGVMDIHPSAGYAHSGNPWIMQEDEYWLDELTNPVTIKKGTSWGSYHEVGHNYQAGNSWSWTDLGETTNNIFIFNAARNRGETNRIDFHPALKTAIPNALAYAKSTGGKNFSSFPAGFGINEDNAAFARITPFLQIFDKVKGKNGESGWDFFPFIYSKARNENFTTALEQAKRDYFYRQLCEFSAVDYIRFFISWGIPVSASAKREMRNKYAPMTTAIWEYNPLTFSGGNAPLAPKYYLPGGTFEFTSNVATATGESTGKFSAMTDGNPATYWHTCYSGCSVPTNLPVEVLINMKEVNAFKGVYIQNRQGNTYQPKVKVLVSRDNKNWTEMGTYTLAQASETAAQRNVLREFTFSEVVEAQYVKFVFPDKNLGGENHVALAELGVFYDI
- a CDS encoding DUF4983 domain-containing protein, whose translation is MKKSFNLYNKIAVGIVTLVLFGACNKDFPNLLQNFNEAKDSPEIRDKVLLVIVDGLSGPAVQDIEPANLTTYTRNGLVTYGSLADPTTDFEVTNTSVAATLLTGVNSVKNKVNTDDLSVLNTAEYPTIFSQLKNIGTGRKSTFFTTSDNYANYLGKDAVVAKGADDKTVIASAVKNLSTDSADFNVVHLAQVEQVGRQYGFGKTVPQYVDAVTEVDKQVKELVESIKARQSYSHENWLVVVTSGKGATSTDPVTDFTAFGDAKRDTYTLMYSPKFSRKILPRPSAKDIPFAGNATRFNYAANNQATSKLSDVTKFNMGTGSDWTITLFLKFNNANATYYYPSFLSKRAAGFSGAGWNMFLEAGYWGINSSIAGQAFGPNINDGEWHALTTVIKRSGSQDSVYVFTDGTKASVTNSQVSANSNNLDNNAPFTIGYLAGDSGNPDISICNLQIYNRAFTFDEIKQYGGVTHIDEKYPFWNNLQGYWPGYDDVNTTLLTEKTGKGAGNFVLKGSTSWVSFNELVPFFQPPISDSFFRQVPNAVDVPFMIYQWLGVTVQSSWNLDGKSWSPNYTQIRN